One genomic window of Quercus robur chromosome 6, dhQueRobu3.1, whole genome shotgun sequence includes the following:
- the LOC126690584 gene encoding 26S proteasome non-ATPase regulatory subunit 4 homolog isoform X1 — protein sequence MVLEATMICIDNSEWMRNGDYAPSRFQAQSDAVNLICGAKTQSNPENTVGVLTMAGKGVRVLVTPTSDLGKILACMHGLEIGGEMDLAAGIQVAQLALKHRQNKKQQQRIIVFAGSPIKQEKKTLESIGRKLKKNSVALDIVNFGEEDDAKTEKLDALLAAVNNNDTSHIVHVPPGPNALSDVLISTPIFTGDGEGGSGFAAAAAAAAAGGVTGFEFGVDPNLDPELALALRVSMEEERARQEAAAKKAAEETSKQEKEEGQPSGTQDATMTEHASVGTSEADNKTTDLMDDDNALLQQALAMSMDEPATGHEVRDTDMSEAAADDPELALALQLSVQDSTSDSGDQSNMSKLLTDQSFVSSILASLPGVDPNDPSVKDLLASMQSQSEPQQKNEDKAPKEEEKK from the exons ATGGTGCTCGAG GCCACAATGATCTGCATCGACAACTCCGAATGGATGCGTAATGGCGATTACGCTCCGTCCAGATTTCAAGCCCAATCTGACGCTGTCAATCTTATTTGCGGAGCTAAAACacag TCTAATCCGGAGAATACAGTGGGAGTTCTCACAATGGCCGGAAAAGGGGTTCGTGTTTTGGTCACTCCTACCAGTGATCTTGGCAAAATCCTCGCGTGTATGCACG GTCTAGAAATAGGTGGCGAGATGGACTTGGCTGCTGGCATTCAGGTGGCGCAGTTGGCCCTTAAGCAtcgccaaaataaaaaacagcaaCAAAGGATTATTGTATTTGCTGGAAG TCCTATCAAACAAGAGAAAAAGACATTGGAGTCTATTGgaagaaagttaaaaaagaacAGTGTAGCACTTGATATTGTAAATTTCGGTGAAGAAGATGATGCGAAGACAGAGAAGCTGGATGCACTTCTTGCTGCCGTTAACAACAATGACACTAGCCACATTGTACATGTTCCACCTGGCCCTAATGCTCTTTCTGATGTACTTATAAG TACACCCATCTTCACTGGGGATGGGGAAGGTGGAAGTGGTTTTGCAGCAGCAGCAGCTGCAGCTGCAGCTGGTGGAGTCACTGGTTTTGAGTTTGGTGTGGATCCCAACCTGGATCCTGAACTGGCTCTTGCTCTGAGAGTTTCAATGGAAGAAGAGAGGGCGAGGCAAGAAGCAGCTGCTAAAAAGGCTGCAGAGGAGACTtctaaacaagaaaaagaagagggaCAGCCATCTGGAACACAGGATGCAACAATGACTGAGCATGCAAGTGTTGGAACTTCTGAAGCTGACAATAAAACAACTGATTTAATG GATGATGACAATGCTCTGCTACAGCAGGCCCTTGCAATGTCAATGGATGAGCCTGCCACGGGCCATGAAGTTCGAGACACAGATATGTCTGAGGCAGCTGCAGATGATCCAGAGTTGGCACTAG CTCTCCAATTATCGGTACAGGACAGTACAAGTGATTCTGGAGACCAATCAAACATGAGCAAGTTATTGACAGACCAGTCTTTTGTTTCTTCTATCCTTGCATCA CTTCCAGGGGTTGATCCAAATGACCCATCAGTCAAAGATTTGCTTGCTTCCATGCAAAGTCAGTCTGAG CCCCAGCAGAAGAATGAAGACAAGGCACCAAAGGAGGAGGAGAAAAAATGA
- the LOC126690584 gene encoding 26S proteasome non-ATPase regulatory subunit 4 homolog isoform X2, translating to MVLEATMICIDNSEWMRNGDYAPSRFQAQSDAVNLICGAKTQSNPENTVGVLTMAGKGVRVLVTPTSDLGKILACMHGLEIGGEMDLAAGIQVAQLALKHRQNKKQQQRIIVFAGSPIKQEKKTLESIGRKLKKNSVALDIVNFGEEDDAKTEKLDALLAAVNNNDTSHIVHVPPGPNALSDVLISTPIFTGDGEGGSGFAAAAAAAAAGGVTGFEFGVDPNLDPELALALRVSMEEERARQEAAAKKAAEETSKQEKEEGQPSGTQDATMTEHASVGTSEADNKTTDLMDDDNALLQQALAMSMDEPATGHEVRDTDMSEAAADDPELALALQLSVQDSTSDSGDQSNMSKLLTDQSFVSSILASLPGVDPNDPSVKDLLASMQSQSEPQQKNEDKAPKEEEKK from the exons ATGGTGCTCGAG GCCACAATGATCTGCATCGACAACTCCGAATGGATGCGTAATGGCGATTACGCTCCGTCCAGATTTCAAGCCCAATCTGACGCTGTCAATCTTATTTGCGGAGCTAAAACacag TCTAATCCGGAGAATACAGTGGGAGTTCTCACAATGGCCGGAAAAGGGGTTCGTGTTTTGGTCACTCCTACCAGTGATCTTGGCAAAATCCTCGCGTGTATGCACG GTCTAGAAATAGGTGGCGAGATGGACTTGGCTGCTGGCATTCAGGTGGCGCAGTTGGCCCTTAAGCAtcgccaaaataaaaaacagcaaCAAAGGATTATTGTATTTGCTGGAAG TCCTATCAAACAAGAGAAAAAGACATTGGAGTCTATTGgaagaaagttaaaaaagaacAGTGTAGCACTTGATATTGTAAATTTCGGTGAAGAAGATGATGCGAAGACAGAGAAGCTGGATGCACTTCTTGCTGCCGTTAACAACAATGACACTAGCCACATTGTACATGTTCCACCTGGCCCTAATGCTCTTTCTGATGTACTTATAAG TACACCCATCTTCACTGGGGATGGGGAAGGTGGAAGTGGTTTTGCAGCAGCAGCAGCTGCAGCTGCAGCTGGTGGAGTCACTGGTTTTGAGTTTGGTGTGGATCCCAACCTGGATCCTGAACTGGCTCTTGCTCTGAGAGTTTCAATGGAAGAAGAGAGGGCGAGGCAAGAAGCAGCTGCTAAAAAGGCTGCAGAGGAGACTtctaaacaagaaaaagaagagggaCAGCCATCTGGAACACAGGATGCAACAATGACTGAGCATGCAAGTGTTGGAACTTCTGAAGCTGACAATAAAACAACTGATTTAATG GATGATGACAATGCTCTGCTACAGCAGGCCCTTGCAATGTCAATGGATGAGCCTGCCACGGGCCATGAAGTTCGAGACACAGATATGTCTGAGGCAGCTGCAGATGATCCAGAGTTGGCACTAG CTCTCCAATTATCGGTACAGGACAGTACAAGTGATTCTGGAGACCAATCAAACATGAGCAAGTTATTGACAGACCAGTCTTTTGTTTCTTCTATCCTTGCATCA CTTCCAGGGGTTGATCCAAATGACCCATCAGTCAAAGATTTGCTTGCTTCCATGCAAAGTCAGTCTGAG